One window of Hydractinia symbiolongicarpus strain clone_291-10 chromosome 3, HSymV2.1, whole genome shotgun sequence genomic DNA carries:
- the LOC130636984 gene encoding acid-sensing ion channel 5-like, giving the protein MNRVFLSEKNEYKDRLALKVLAADKVQIQFAPNSQDITSTGYNWLRHPNLRNPSPKCIPENKARNISSEMGTVPYTQKHNGTNVNGNTYELEMVEMMIDEDEKNITDEGVVMVESVDESEDDNLWHEVQMSKKLVIQKKIDEYVNSFTVHGLTKVMTGSKVESIFWAIMLLGGIILSIVIVHGLVSKFLKFGIYTEIRSQITDQNYFPSVTFCENRLLIDSYFSYCGVRPRSKHARSNVTCKHEHRMPYRKIKSDNYKYWYNGLFNITRCVSWGGKRCASSKYFKSLRYFNHSCITWNYEGTMHDIYSHFEIDFTFTPPAYLDSPVEIMAVPHDPEIYEIDVTSKVDLAPHKQYDIKLDKTVIKRLPAPYPSNCSSKKTGDIFPGTYTRRSCIESQNYIKMFKECGDTFDYIRQFMPKDIVRRYQSNMTIRQTEMCIWHFGQEEAMKSRDCPFPCEDLDLGILTAVHEKNSRRRKVNKYVYHVSIQYQRVDTYKIMEEKELYSWDQMACEIGGLIGLVIGASIISLVEIFAYIFLLMFKRFV; this is encoded by the exons ATGAATCGAGTTTTTCTGTCTGAGAAAAACGAATATAAAGATCGACTAG CACTGAAAGTACTTGCAGCCGACAAGGTTCAAATTCAGTTTGCCCCTAATTCGCAAGACATAACTAGTACAGGgtataat TGGCTTCGTCATCCAAATCTAAGAAACCCATCTCCTAAATGt ATTCCTGAAAATAAAGCACGTAACATCTCTTCAGAGATGGGCACAGTTCCGTATACCCAAAAACATAATGGGACAAATGTGAATGGGAATACATACGAGCTTGAAATGGTGGAGATGATGATAGACGAAGATGAGAAAAACATCACTGACGAAG GCGTCGTGATGGTAGAATCTGTCGACGAGAGTGAGGATGACAATTTATGGCACGAGGTTCAAATGTCGAAAAAACTAGttattcaaaagaaaattgaCGAATACGTCAACTCGTTTACTGTTCACGGTTTAACGAAGGTAATGACTGGCTCTAAAGTAGAATCAATATTTTGGGCAATAATGTTGTTAGGAGGAATTATCTTATCTATAGTTATTGTGCATGGATTAgtttcaaagtttttaaaatttggtaTATACACAGAAATTCGTTCTCAAATAACagatcaaaattattttccaagTGTAACTTTTTGTGAGAATCGTTTACTAATTGACTCATATTTTTCATACTGTGGTGTTCGCCCGAGATCAAAACATGCTCGAAGTAACGTGACATGCAAACATGAACATAGAATGCCatatagaaaaattaaaagcgATAACTATAAGTACTGGTATAACGGACTTTTTAATATCACAAGATGTGTGAGTTGGGGCGGGAAAAGGTGCGCGAGTAGCAAATACTTTAAATCCTTAAGGTATTTTAATCATTCATGCATAACTTGGAATTACGAAGGAACGATGCATGACATTTATAGCCACTTTGAAATTGATTTTACATTCACGCCTCCAGCGTATCTTGATTCACCTGTTGAAATTATGGCCGTGCCACATGATCCGGAAATATATGAAATTGATGTAACGAGTAAAGTTGATCTCGCACCTCACAAACAATATGACATTAAGCTTGACAAGACAGTGATTAAACGCCTTCCAGCGCCATATCCATCAAATTGCAGTAGCAAAAAGACTGGTGATATATTTCCAGGAACGTACACTAGACGATCTTGTATTGAATCGCAAAACtatattaaaatgtttaaaGAATGTGGAGATACATTCGATTACATCAGGCAATTTATGCCTAAAGACATTGTGCGCCGGTACCAAAGTAATATGACTATTAGACAGACAGAAATGTGTATATGGCATTTTGGACAAGAAGAGGCAATGAAAAGTAGGGATTGTCCATTTCCTTGTGAAGATTTAGATTTAGGGATATTAACAGCGGTtcatgaaaaaaattcaaggagGAGGAAAGTCAACAAGTATGTGTATCATGTAAGCATACAATACCAGCGCGTGGACACGTATAAAATCATGGAAGAGAAAGAGTTATATTCATGGGATCAAATGGCATGTGAAATTGGTGGACTAATAGGACTTGTAATAGGTGCGTCAATTATATCATTAGTTGAGATatttgcttatatttttctacTTATGTTCAAAAGATTTGTGTAG